The Candidatus Neomarinimicrobiota bacterium genome includes the window TCTCAACCTGCCAATCAATTCCGTAATCTTGAAAAATAGTACTGATAAATTCTTCCGAGGTGCGAATCTGCTTCCCCTGGGCAACCGAAATGCCATCGATCCCAAAATCTCCAAGAGCTGGTTCGTTGGACAACCATTTGATGGTCGCTTTGTCCCGAATACCCCTTCTTTCCAGATCCTTATGAATATTGGTGATATACTCAAAGGCAGCACCCTGACAAGTAGCCATTCCATGTCCGGTACCAATAATAAAATGCTGCTTCTCGCCCTGCTGCATTCGCTTGACAGATTCAAGGTACCGATCACGGGATTGGATTGCATGCGTCGGCGTACAAATGGATTGGGTCAGACCAGCATGGGGTCCTAAACCCGGTGTACCTTCGAAATTTAGCTTTGGCCCGGTTGCATTCAGTAGATAGTCGTACTCAAACTTCTGAAGCTCACCCGTCTTTTCATTCAGAGCGGTTAGATATTCATCATCTGGATAAATATCTGTGACCTGTCCGTGAAAATAATTTATGTTGAATTTCTCGAAAACCGGAGCCAGGGGGAACTTGATCTTATCCAGAGACATTCGATCTATTCCCACCCAAACCAGGGATGGAATGAAGATAAATTCTTCTGTCCTGGTGATGACTGTCACTTCATGATCCTTGCCCAGAGCATCTCCCAGATAGAGTGCAGCAGTTTGCCCTGCAAAGCCTGATCCTATCACAATAACTTTTTTGGATTGCGCCATATTGTCCCCTTCCGATTTTCTTGAGAGAAAATATTACCATCAATATTTGATGATCTGAAATATTCCATTTAATCCTGACATAATTAATCATATTATATACACAAGTAAATAGAAAAGTGAAATATACGCATGTCAGCAAATAACCTGCATTATTCATGAATTATTGCCACGAAGACACTAAGTCACGAAAAGTATTAAAGTTATGAACAAGGTCATTTTAAACAGTATTATTTACATCTGTGAGTGATAATTTTTGATAAGCATA containing:
- a CDS encoding FAD-dependent oxidoreductase, with the translated sequence MAQSKKVIVIGSGFAGQTAALYLGDALGKDHEVTVITRTEEFIFIPSLVWVGIDRMSLDKIKFPLAPVFEKFNINYFHGQVTDIYPDDEYLTALNEKTGELQKFEYDYLLNATGPKLNFEGTPGLGPHAGLTQSICTPTHAIQSRDRYLESVKRMQQGEKQHFIIGTGHGMATCQGAAFEYITNIHKDLERRGIRDKATIKWLSNEPALGDFGIDGISVAQGKQIRTSEEFISTIFQDYGIDWQVETATKSIDGNTINFETLQGQEGSEKFDFAMLIPQFLGNGMIYHDKDGNDITSKVANPGGFVLVDAVYGKPYDELKANPEYWPATYQSPVYPNIYAAGISFAPPGPISRPQATPNGTPIAPAPPRTGMVSGIIGRLVAKNIIDNINGKVASHSERMTEMYAACIASMGDSIWDGSAAVIIAHPIVPDWKKYPVSGRDMFVSNMEMGLSGAWMKRMIHMTFNHKLRGRIGWSLIPE